In the Pseudanabaena sp. PCC 7367 genome, one interval contains:
- the lpdA gene encoding dihydrolipoyl dehydrogenase, translated as MAENFDYDLIIIGAGVGGHGAALHAVDCGLKTAIVEAGDMGGTCVNRGCIPSKALLAASGRVRELKAKDHLKALGIDIGDIQFDRGTIANHASDLVSKQKNALINSLKNKGIDIIEGWGKLAGAQTVQVGDRKITAKDIILSTGSAPFVPPGITIDGKTVFTSDEGVKLDWLPQWVAIIGSGYIGLEFSDVYTALGSEVTMIEALDRLMPGFDPDIAKLAERVLIKPRDIETKVGVLAKKVTPGSPVTIELSDGEIMEVDACLVATGRIPMTKDLGLETVGLELTKRGFIDVDDRMSTGINHVWAIGDATGKMMLAHTASAQGMVAVENICGRDRTIDYLSIPAAAFTHPEIGFVGLTEPQAKEKGQAEGFEVASVRTYYKGNAKAIAEAETDGLAKIIYRKDTGELLGVHILGIHASDLIHEAAVAIGKRLGVNELSFNVHAHPTLAEILDDAYKRAAVHA; from the coding sequence GTGGCTGAGAATTTTGACTACGATTTAATTATTATTGGCGCTGGCGTTGGTGGTCATGGCGCTGCCCTCCATGCGGTCGATTGTGGCCTAAAAACCGCGATCGTGGAAGCGGGGGATATGGGCGGCACCTGTGTAAATCGTGGTTGTATTCCCTCCAAGGCTCTGCTGGCAGCTTCGGGGCGGGTGCGAGAGTTAAAGGCGAAGGATCATTTAAAGGCACTGGGGATCGACATTGGCGATATTCAATTCGATCGCGGCACGATCGCTAATCATGCTAGTGATCTGGTCAGTAAGCAAAAAAATGCCCTGATCAATAGCCTCAAAAATAAAGGCATTGACATTATTGAAGGCTGGGGTAAGCTTGCCGGCGCACAGACAGTCCAGGTGGGCGATCGCAAAATTACCGCCAAGGATATTATTCTCTCTACGGGTTCAGCACCGTTTGTGCCACCAGGAATCACGATCGACGGCAAAACCGTTTTCACCAGTGATGAAGGTGTCAAGCTGGATTGGTTACCGCAATGGGTGGCGATCATTGGCAGTGGCTACATTGGCCTAGAATTCTCTGATGTCTATACGGCATTGGGCTCGGAAGTAACCATGATCGAAGCCCTCGATCGGTTGATGCCTGGATTCGACCCCGACATTGCCAAGCTAGCGGAGCGGGTTTTAATCAAGCCCCGTGACATTGAAACCAAAGTCGGCGTACTGGCCAAGAAAGTTACGCCTGGCTCTCCGGTTACGATCGAATTGTCCGATGGGGAAATCATGGAAGTTGATGCCTGCCTGGTGGCCACTGGCCGCATCCCCATGACTAAAGACTTAGGCTTAGAAACCGTGGGGCTGGAACTCACCAAGCGCGGCTTCATTGACGTGGACGATCGCATGTCAACGGGCATTAATCATGTGTGGGCGATCGGTGATGCCACGGGCAAAATGATGCTGGCTCATACCGCCTCGGCCCAGGGCATGGTGGCCGTCGAAAATATTTGTGGCCGCGATCGCACGATCGACTATCTCAGTATTCCCGCCGCTGCCTTCACCCATCCGGAAATTGGCTTTGTGGGGTTAACCGAACCGCAGGCCAAGGAAAAAGGCCAAGCCGAAGGGTTTGAGGTGGCCTCGGTGCGCACCTACTACAAGGGCAATGCTAAGGCGATCGCCGAGGCCGAAACCGATGGTCTGGCTAAAATTATCTATCGCAAGGACACAGGCGAGCTTTTGGGTGTGCATATTCTGGGTATCCATGCTTCTGATTTGATCCATGAAGCAGCGGTGGCGATCGGCAAGCGTCTGGGGGTGAATGAACTTTCGTTTAATGTCCATGCCCATCCCACTCTGGCGGAAATCCTGGATGATGCCTACAAACGCGCAGCGGTTCATGCTTAG
- a CDS encoding tetratricopeptide repeat protein — MNASAQHQLAQQHLMQGQIAEAIAIVNQLLALEPDDAIGNYLQAQILIAQGQLTAAQAHLEKAIAQAPAYVEALLKLGNVQFMQQNFAAAIAAYQKVSAINPHQVEAFYYAGLAYRQSGKNDEAIASYQSALNLASDRADIWTAMGNVYFAKPNYDQAAHCYRQAIAADPTHANAYNGLGGVLGQQGNAAAATENFRQAIGHDPRHLDALTNLGMALFRQEQYDQALIYLNRAAKLNPKQANLQRNIGLVLYKQEQLAAAIAQYQKAIDLDPRFADAYASLGVALVATDQPAAAIAAYQRAIEIIPNHAEANYNLGVILAQQNQLAEAVLAYCRAIAARPTYADAYNGLGATLLQQGNLDGALNSYQQALAIAPDHYGANFGRGLTLLTKGDFAAGLPGYEYRFKLKTIAAPEFSQPLWDGSEKQDQTMLLWIEQGLGDAIQFIRFVPIVAQRVGHVILRCRNNLVPLFANVPELTSIATIIGDRDPLPNFDVHASLLSLPQILGIRLESIPSQVPYLKADRQRVEQLQLPAAPGLKIGIVWASGLFKHNPNAAKQYKLKSLSLLLWTGLLTIPGTRFYSLQLGQDQQEISWLALKNHLVDLSDRITDFADTAALIAQLDLVISVDTAVAHLAGAMGKPTWVLLPFAPDWRWLTTREDSPWYPTMRLFRQSEPHQWRSVMDRVRDELIELVKTSDLAQQQPLAKQLAKFTPGTTPDHNELADYWQKLAAKLAAQAKHEEARFYYRRVLDLQPNNAEVANNLGYIYWRSQKLADADIYLDRALALNPNYAEAFNNKGIVAWTKQNYDAAIEYYQQALAIEPDYAMAHSNLGVVLSHQKEFIQAEEHYRRAIEIKPDYTQAFNNLGISLYEQDRSAEAIPYYRQALALNPDYYQALSNCGAALVAEGQIDEAIALYHRAIAINADYPEVQNNLGMALLELGQVEAGLNYFHRAIALRPDYVDARTNLAMAMLTLGEYESGFAEYEWRRDGKSFHRRNFAQPLWDGKPFPGKTLLIRTEQGLGDTIQFIRYMELVKQLGDRIVVECNHKALQPLLETIPAIDQVLAKGAPLPKFDLHISLLSLPHLLKTNLNNIPDRFPYLQINQPFNLNLASSNQTAVALEQTASQQIDSTDSNKQANQAPANQANPITSTQSPESQSDLKVGIVWRSDSKNKTKQKRSCPLAIFQQVLQIPQVQFYSLQKEIQDEDLELIETLNNKLNESGESGDRPNSIASTNSITLLSEQLNSLTDTAAAIAQLDLVISIDTMVAHLAGALAKPVWVLLPLASDWRWLLDRPDSVWYPTARLFRQPKLADWQPVIKQVCEALNEIVADRSLLASPLPEPTIQTSKLDAPSNPEYGYVIDPDRLDYIDQTKATEQSTSKANVERVDNRKPAIANLATKPTLTVLAPTAITANQSQSTVNTIQQSTPTPPVPQPIGIGWAIGANTGWGTFGLNLTLQLLEHKQFSPLLIAPPAIEPNQTDPLTQARLIPAIAQRQGLQQAFNQNPHSAFNLDLPIIHPLGNHFGGSQLDRIKGKQNIGFIFFEDTQLDRAALDRANAYDLILAGSSWNHDILKNYGLANVHTVLQGIEPTAYYPSPKSNLFGDRFVIFSGGKLEYRKAQDITIAAYKIFQAKHPDALLITAWHNPWPKFMQGLEQTGNVVGLPAVDNQGQIQIKPWLIENGLPIDSFIDLGAIPRHQVPQIIREADVALFPNRCEGGTNLVAMECMACGIPCVISANTGHLDIVNEKHCYPLTNQRSLTSPPAYLQGVEGWRESEVEEVVAYLEQVYSDRQTALNKGAAAAEFMQGLTWQKQVDRLTKTIQAELLS; from the coding sequence ATGAATGCTAGCGCCCAACATCAACTAGCACAGCAACACCTTATGCAAGGTCAGATTGCCGAGGCGATCGCCATTGTCAATCAATTGCTAGCTCTGGAGCCTGATGATGCGATCGGCAATTATTTACAAGCCCAGATTTTAATTGCCCAGGGACAACTCACCGCCGCCCAAGCTCATTTAGAAAAGGCGATCGCCCAAGCGCCTGCATATGTTGAGGCCTTACTCAAGCTGGGTAATGTGCAATTCATGCAGCAAAATTTTGCCGCCGCGATCGCTGCCTATCAGAAAGTTAGCGCTATTAACCCCCACCAGGTCGAGGCATTTTATTATGCTGGGTTAGCCTATCGCCAGAGTGGCAAAAACGACGAAGCGATCGCCAGTTATCAAAGTGCGCTCAACCTGGCTAGCGATCGAGCCGATATCTGGACGGCAATGGGTAATGTCTATTTTGCCAAACCAAACTATGATCAGGCTGCCCACTGCTACCGTCAGGCGATCGCCGCTGATCCTACCCATGCTAATGCCTACAATGGTTTGGGCGGAGTTTTGGGTCAACAGGGCAATGCCGCTGCCGCCACTGAAAATTTTCGCCAGGCGATCGGCCATGATCCCCGCCATCTCGATGCTTTGACCAATTTGGGCATGGCCTTGTTTCGACAAGAGCAATATGATCAAGCATTAATTTATTTAAACCGAGCTGCCAAACTCAACCCCAAGCAGGCTAATCTTCAACGCAATATTGGCTTAGTTTTGTATAAGCAAGAGCAACTTGCAGCCGCGATCGCCCAATACCAGAAAGCGATCGACCTTGATCCCAGGTTTGCCGATGCCTATGCCAGTCTGGGCGTAGCACTGGTCGCTACCGATCAGCCCGCCGCCGCGATCGCTGCCTATCAAAGGGCAATTGAGATTATCCCTAACCATGCCGAAGCCAACTATAACCTGGGTGTAATTTTGGCGCAGCAAAACCAACTAGCCGAAGCAGTGCTGGCCTATTGCCGCGCGATCGCAGCTCGCCCCACCTATGCTGATGCCTACAATGGCCTGGGCGCAACCTTACTACAACAGGGCAATCTAGATGGTGCGCTCAACTCCTATCAACAGGCTTTGGCGATCGCACCGGATCACTACGGCGCTAACTTTGGCCGGGGTCTTACGTTGCTAACTAAAGGGGATTTTGCGGCTGGCCTACCTGGTTATGAATACCGTTTCAAGCTGAAAACGATCGCTGCCCCTGAATTTTCTCAACCCCTGTGGGATGGTAGTGAGAAACAAGATCAAACTATGCTGCTGTGGATTGAGCAGGGGTTGGGCGATGCGATCCAATTTATTCGGTTTGTGCCGATCGTGGCGCAGCGAGTAGGGCATGTGATTCTCAGATGTCGTAATAATTTAGTGCCGTTATTTGCCAATGTTCCAGAGTTGACAAGTATAGCGACGATCATTGGCGATCGTGACCCACTGCCAAATTTTGATGTCCATGCGTCTCTGCTCAGCTTGCCGCAAATTCTCGGTATTAGGCTGGAATCGATTCCTAGTCAAGTGCCCTATTTAAAGGCCGATCGGCAACGGGTTGAACAGCTCCAGCTTCCGGCAGCACCAGGGCTGAAAATTGGCATCGTCTGGGCCAGTGGCCTTTTCAAACACAATCCCAATGCCGCCAAGCAATATAAACTCAAATCCCTATCCCTATTACTTTGGACAGGCTTACTCACCATCCCCGGCACCAGGTTTTATAGCTTACAACTGGGGCAGGATCAACAGGAAATTAGCTGGCTGGCGCTTAAAAATCATCTGGTCGATCTCAGCGATCGGATTACAGATTTTGCTGATACTGCCGCCCTGATCGCCCAACTGGATCTGGTCATTTCCGTAGACACAGCCGTGGCGCATCTGGCCGGAGCGATGGGTAAACCGACCTGGGTGCTACTGCCATTTGCCCCTGATTGGCGCTGGCTAACAACCCGCGAGGATAGCCCCTGGTATCCAACCATGCGCTTATTCCGCCAAAGTGAACCGCACCAGTGGCGATCGGTCATGGATCGGGTTAGAGATGAGCTGATTGAATTAGTTAAAACCAGTGATCTAGCCCAGCAGCAACCATTAGCCAAACAATTAGCCAAGTTTACGCCAGGAACAACCCCTGATCACAATGAACTGGCCGACTATTGGCAAAAGCTGGCGGCAAAGTTAGCAGCCCAGGCCAAGCATGAAGAAGCTCGGTTCTACTATCGAAGAGTGTTAGATTTGCAGCCCAACAATGCCGAGGTGGCGAATAATCTGGGCTATATTTACTGGCGATCGCAGAAATTAGCTGATGCTGATATTTACTTAGATCGAGCCCTGGCACTAAACCCCAACTACGCCGAAGCATTTAACAATAAAGGGATCGTGGCCTGGACTAAGCAAAATTATGATGCAGCGATCGAATATTACCAGCAAGCATTGGCGATCGAGCCTGACTATGCCATGGCGCACAGCAATTTGGGCGTGGTTTTGTCCCATCAAAAGGAATTTATCCAGGCCGAGGAGCATTACCGCCGCGCGATCGAGATCAAACCCGACTACACCCAGGCATTTAACAATCTTGGTATCTCGCTGTATGAGCAGGATCGTAGCGCCGAAGCAATCCCCTACTATCGTCAGGCGCTAGCGCTGAATCCCGATTACTACCAGGCTTTGAGCAACTGTGGCGCGGCACTGGTGGCAGAGGGGCAGATCGATGAAGCAATTGCACTCTATCACCGCGCGATCGCCATTAATGCCGATTATCCTGAAGTGCAAAACAACCTGGGGATGGCACTGTTAGAGCTTGGCCAAGTTGAAGCAGGATTAAATTATTTTCACCGCGCGATCGCCCTGCGGCCGGACTATGTGGATGCCCGCACCAATCTGGCGATGGCAATGCTGACCCTGGGGGAATATGAGTCAGGGTTTGCAGAATATGAATGGCGCAGAGACGGCAAATCTTTTCACAGGCGTAACTTTGCCCAGCCATTGTGGGATGGCAAACCTTTCCCCGGCAAGACTTTGTTAATTCGCACTGAGCAGGGGTTGGGCGATACGATTCAGTTCATTCGCTATATGGAATTAGTGAAGCAACTGGGCGATCGGATTGTGGTGGAATGTAATCACAAGGCATTGCAACCGCTACTAGAAACAATTCCAGCGATCGATCAGGTACTCGCCAAGGGCGCACCATTGCCCAAGTTTGACTTGCATATTTCCCTGCTGAGCCTGCCCCATCTGCTCAAAACCAACCTGAACAATATCCCCGATCGCTTCCCTTATCTACAGATCAACCAGCCATTTAACCTCAACCTGGCCAGTTCTAACCAGACCGCCGTAGCATTAGAGCAAACAGCATCCCAGCAAATCGACTCAACCGATTCAAACAAGCAAGCTAATCAAGCTCCAGCTAATCAAGCCAATCCAATCACTTCAACTCAGTCACCTGAATCCCAATCAGACCTCAAAGTAGGCATTGTCTGGCGCAGCGATTCCAAGAATAAAACCAAACAAAAGCGATCTTGCCCATTGGCGATTTTTCAGCAAGTTTTGCAGATCCCCCAGGTGCAGTTCTATAGCCTGCAAAAGGAGATACAGGATGAAGACCTGGAGCTAATTGAAACTCTAAATAATAAACTTAATGAATCTGGCGAATCTGGCGATCGCCCCAACTCCATCGCCTCAACTAACTCAATTACGCTTCTTTCTGAGCAGCTAAATAGCCTCACCGATACGGCAGCGGCAATTGCCCAACTAGACCTGGTGATTTCGATCGATACGATGGTGGCACATCTGGCCGGAGCCCTGGCTAAACCAGTGTGGGTATTGCTACCCCTGGCCTCGGATTGGCGCTGGCTGCTCGATCGCCCTGATAGTGTTTGGTATCCCACCGCCAGACTATTCCGGCAACCAAAATTGGCAGATTGGCAACCTGTGATTAAACAGGTCTGCGAGGCATTGAATGAAATAGTGGCCGATCGTAGCTTATTAGCATCTCCCTTACCTGAACCGACAATTCAGACTAGTAAACTTGATGCGCCTAGCAATCCAGAATATGGCTATGTGATCGATCCCGATCGCCTTGATTACATCGATCAAACTAAAGCAACCGAGCAATCAACCTCTAAAGCTAATGTTGAACGGGTAGACAATCGGAAGCCAGCGATCGCTAACCTGGCCACTAAACCAACCCTAACGGTACTTGCACCCACAGCGATTACGGCAAACCAGTCACAGTCAACTGTTAACACGATTCAACAATCAACCCCAACACCACCAGTACCGCAACCAATCGGCATCGGCTGGGCGATCGGCGCAAATACTGGCTGGGGCACATTTGGCCTGAATTTAACCCTGCAACTACTGGAGCATAAGCAATTCTCCCCCCTCTTGATCGCACCACCAGCGATCGAGCCCAACCAAACCGATCCCTTAACTCAAGCTCGATTAATACCCGCGATCGCCCAACGCCAAGGACTTCAGCAGGCTTTCAATCAAAATCCCCACAGTGCCTTTAATCTCGATCTGCCAATCATTCATCCTCTGGGTAATCATTTTGGTGGCTCACAGCTCGATCGGATCAAAGGCAAACAGAACATCGGCTTTATTTTCTTTGAAGATACTCAGCTCGATCGCGCTGCCCTGGATCGTGCCAATGCCTATGATTTAATTCTGGCTGGTTCCAGTTGGAATCATGACATCTTGAAAAATTATGGCCTTGCCAATGTGCATACGGTGTTACAGGGCATCGAGCCCACCGCCTATTACCCTAGCCCTAAGTCAAATTTATTTGGCGATCGGTTTGTAATTTTTTCCGGTGGCAAGCTGGAATATCGCAAAGCTCAGGATATTACGATCGCCGCCTATAAGATTTTCCAGGCCAAACATCCTGATGCGCTTTTAATTACCGCCTGGCACAATCCCTGGCCTAAGTTTATGCAAGGCTTGGAGCAAACTGGCAATGTGGTGGGCTTGCCAGCAGTCGATAATCAAGGGCAAATTCAAATTAAACCCTGGCTGATTGAAAACGGCTTACCGATCGATTCATTTATTGACCTGGGTGCGATCCCCCGCCATCAAGTACCACAAATCATCCGCGAGGCCGATGTGGCTCTTTTCCCGAATCGCTGCGAGGGTGGTACTAATCTGGTGGCGATGGAATGTATGGCTTGCGGCATTCCCTGTGTGATTTCTGCTAATACTGGGCATCTGGATATTGTTAATGAAAAGCATTGTTATCCGCTGACCAATCAACGATCGCTGACTAGTCCCCCGGCCTATTTGCAAGGAGTTGAGGGGTGGCGGGAATCGGAGGTGGAAGAGGTGGTGGCTTACCTGGAGCAGGTGTATAGCGATCGGCAAACGGCTTTAAATAAGGGCGCGGCGGCGGCAGAGTTTATGCAGGGTCTAACCTGGCAAAAACAGGTCGATCGGTTAACCAAAACCATCCAAGCTGAGTTGTTGAGCTAG
- a CDS encoding phasin family protein, producing the protein MDNNNFLKQLLLIGVGTTTIMADKIKEASDEWVKEGRIDPEEANKFINDLTSKLKGEQENLEFLIQRQIRYVMQDIGVARQSELDELRGRLDRLEHQVRALENQSWRGAKRSS; encoded by the coding sequence ATGGACAACAATAATTTTCTCAAACAACTGCTGCTGATTGGGGTTGGCACCACCACGATCATGGCCGACAAAATCAAAGAAGCCTCCGATGAATGGGTGAAGGAAGGGCGCATCGATCCGGAAGAGGCCAATAAATTTATTAACGATCTCACCTCCAAGCTAAAGGGCGAGCAAGAAAACCTAGAATTTTTGATTCAACGCCAGATTCGCTATGTGATGCAAGACATTGGTGTAGCCAGACAAAGCGAACTGGATGAACTGCGCGGTCGGCTCGATCGCCTGGAACATCAGGTGCGGGCGCTGGAAAATCAATCCTGGCGTGGTGCTAAGCGCAGTAGCTAG